The following are encoded together in the Candidatus Woesearchaeota archaeon genome:
- a CDS encoding DUF1189 family protein, producing the protein MRFRSFRRLIEVLNNELLKNTLKSINPFYYSDLAKSSFRYCFKYLALVILWSTIIMCIIAIPGLFFLRGYIGEQLDNVDVFSINATFETKQPIVLLENDPQIIIDGSVSERNMTGEKVLITKDFFYFRPFNSIQKFNTSSYRNLLGHKSGIANLIAALFIIIIPGVLIINYASFYIKYLIIMLAVSVIAFMAVRVLRFEISFKKILKIAFFASTAPLFIEIIAIPYGLGKYLIPFAQALGSRLYLATLILLAVIMVFGILRAGLTEKIEAIKSSVIKKKKLEVSSKKDDDYILWQ; encoded by the coding sequence ATGAGATTCAGGTCATTCAGAAGGCTTATAGAAGTTCTTAACAACGAGCTATTGAAAAACACGCTTAAAAGCATCAACCCGTTTTATTATTCTGATCTTGCAAAAAGCTCTTTCAGATACTGCTTCAAATACCTTGCCTTGGTTATACTCTGGAGCACCATCATAATGTGCATCATAGCGATTCCAGGATTATTCTTCCTGCGCGGCTACATAGGTGAACAGCTCGATAATGTCGATGTGTTTTCTATAAATGCAACATTCGAAACAAAGCAGCCGATTGTTCTGCTGGAGAATGATCCGCAGATAATAATTGACGGAAGCGTAAGCGAAAGGAACATGACTGGCGAGAAAGTCCTGATAACAAAGGATTTCTTTTATTTTAGGCCGTTCAACAGCATACAAAAATTCAACACAAGCTCTTATCGTAACCTATTGGGCCATAAAAGCGGAATTGCAAATCTTATCGCAGCATTGTTTATTATAATAATTCCGGGCGTATTGATAATAAATTACGCGTCGTTTTATATAAAATACCTGATAATAATGCTTGCAGTTTCAGTAATTGCTTTTATGGCTGTCAGGGTGCTTAGATTTGAGATAAGCTTTAAAAAAATCCTGAAAATAGCATTTTTTGCCTCTACTGCGCCATTGTTTATAGAGATCATTGCAATTCCCTACGGCCTTGGAAAATATTTAATTCCGTTTGCGCAGGCTCTTGGCTCCAGGCTTTATCTTGCAACATTGATCCTGCTGGCTGTCATTATGGTCTTCGGCATTCTGAGAGCGGGATTGACTGAAAAAATTGAAGCGATCAAAAGCAGCGTAATAAAAAAGAAAAAGCTTGAAGTAAGCTCGAAAAAAGATGATGATTACATACTATGGCAGTAA
- a CDS encoding ribosome assembly factor SBDS yields MPGITFDKERFSINIARIKKGGNVFEIPIDADLAVEFKKGKISEIRDVIKSEHIFSDAKKGLRAGEHLMQQVFGASDPLKVAEIILKEGEIQLTADHREKMREEKKKRIMDIIHRNGVDPRTDAPHPITRIENAFEQAKIRIDEMRSAEEQVDDVLKQLRPIMPIRFEIKEIQVHIPAIHASKSYSVVKHFSKMLKEEWMNDGSLLAVVELPGGLEQEFYDKLNTATHGDADCKVIKTK; encoded by the coding sequence ATGCCAGGAATTACTTTTGACAAGGAAAGGTTCTCCATAAACATTGCGAGAATAAAGAAAGGCGGCAATGTTTTTGAAATTCCGATTGACGCTGACCTTGCAGTGGAATTCAAAAAAGGAAAAATATCTGAAATAAGGGACGTCATTAAATCCGAGCATATTTTTTCTGATGCCAAAAAAGGATTGAGGGCAGGCGAGCATTTGATGCAGCAGGTTTTCGGCGCATCTGACCCATTAAAAGTTGCAGAAATAATCCTGAAAGAAGGCGAGATACAATTAACTGCTGATCACAGGGAAAAGATGAGGGAAGAAAAAAAGAAAAGGATAATGGATATAATACACAGGAACGGCGTTGACCCGAGAACAGATGCGCCGCATCCGATTACAAGGATAGAGAATGCATTTGAGCAGGCAAAAATAAGAATAGACGAGATGAGGTCTGCAGAAGAGCAGGTTGATGATGTTTTGAAGCAGCTAAGGCCCATAATGCCGATAAGGTTCGAGATAAAGGAAATACAGGTTCATATTCCCGCGATTCACGCCTCAAAGTCATATTCAGTTGTGAAGCACTTCTCAAAAATGCTGAAAGAGGAGTGGATGAATGATGGGTCGCTTCTTGCTGTTGTTGAGCTTCCTGGAGGCTTAGAGCAGGAGTTCTATGATAAGTTAAACACGGCAACGCATGGCGATGCAGATTGCAAGGTTATAAAAACAAAATGA
- the metG gene encoding methionine--tRNA ligase, which translates to MKKTKNPAKKTIVTSALPYVNNVPHLGTLVCVLSADVYSRYLKLKKEDSISICGTDEHGTTSEVKALEEGLTPRQLVDKYFKIHKKIYEWFECSFDCFGRTSSEENKEITIDIFNKLDKSGCIKEETIEQLFCPKCNKFLADRFVEGKCPNCGYENARGDQCENCGKLLNATELLNAKCKTCGTKPVIKESRHLFIDLPKLSQKLKTWIKKAEKNWSENAKTMTAAWLKEGLKPRCITRDLEWGIKVPKKGFENKVFYSWFDAPIGYIGITKEAGKEWKKYWLDPKTRLVQFMGKDNIPFHTILFPAFLIGTGDRYALVSDLSVNEYLNYETGKFSKSRNEGVFGDDAIETGIPADVWRYYILVNRPEKTDTVFDWKDFQSKINNELVANIGNLVNRTIVFINNFFDRKIPKAELKAADKDFIKKIGKEEKKALNLLDKIELKESLKQIMLISKLGNQYFQEKEPWKTKDKAALYILANFVKDLAILISPFMPASSASIKKQLNIEKLELDELGKLSLKEGHKIGKAELLFSKLEDKKMEEFKDRFAGKKTEENKSHGKTEEKIFPLNLKVARIIEAKDHPNADKLVVLKIDLGKEERQLVAGIRKHYSNDELKNKNIVVVSNLKPALLRGIESNGMLLAADDGKDLKLLEAPNSDPGDSVFVEGHKNNEKEITFDDFLKIKLVVKNKKVVFENKSLKTEKEDIKADISNNAAVR; encoded by the coding sequence ATGAAAAAAACTAAAAATCCAGCCAAAAAGACCATTGTAACAAGCGCGCTGCCTTATGTGAACAATGTGCCGCATTTAGGCACTTTGGTCTGCGTTCTTTCTGCTGATGTTTATTCAAGATATTTAAAATTAAAAAAAGAGGACTCAATAAGCATATGCGGCACAGATGAGCATGGAACAACATCAGAAGTCAAGGCATTGGAAGAAGGATTAACTCCCAGGCAATTGGTAGATAAATATTTTAAGATACACAAAAAAATCTATGAATGGTTTGAATGCAGTTTTGATTGTTTTGGCAGGACGAGCTCAGAGGAAAACAAAGAAATTACAATAGATATCTTCAATAAGCTCGATAAGAGCGGCTGCATTAAAGAAGAGACAATAGAGCAGCTCTTCTGCCCTAAGTGCAATAAATTCCTTGCAGACAGGTTTGTGGAGGGGAAATGCCCTAACTGCGGCTATGAAAATGCAAGAGGCGACCAGTGCGAGAACTGCGGAAAGCTGCTTAATGCGACTGAATTGTTGAATGCAAAATGCAAGACGTGCGGCACAAAGCCGGTTATAAAAGAAAGCAGGCATCTTTTTATCGACCTGCCAAAGCTTTCTCAAAAATTGAAAACATGGATTAAGAAAGCAGAGAAGAACTGGAGCGAAAATGCAAAGACAATGACTGCTGCATGGCTTAAAGAAGGGTTAAAGCCGAGATGCATAACCCGCGACCTGGAATGGGGCATTAAAGTTCCGAAAAAAGGATTTGAGAACAAAGTATTTTATTCTTGGTTTGATGCTCCTATTGGCTATATCGGGATAACAAAGGAAGCTGGAAAGGAATGGAAGAAATACTGGCTCGACCCTAAAACAAGATTAGTGCAGTTCATGGGAAAAGACAACATCCCGTTTCATACAATATTATTCCCTGCATTTTTAATCGGGACAGGAGACAGATACGCTTTAGTCAGTGACCTGTCTGTAAATGAGTACTTGAATTATGAAACCGGGAAATTCTCAAAAAGCAGGAATGAGGGCGTTTTTGGGGATGATGCAATTGAAACCGGGATTCCTGCGGATGTATGGCGGTATTATATCTTGGTCAACAGGCCTGAGAAAACAGATACTGTTTTTGACTGGAAGGACTTTCAGAGCAAAATAAATAATGAGCTTGTTGCGAATATCGGCAATCTGGTTAACAGGACAATAGTTTTTATTAATAATTTCTTTGACAGAAAAATACCGAAAGCAGAATTAAAGGCAGCAGACAAAGATTTCATTAAGAAAATAGGAAAAGAAGAGAAAAAGGCCCTTAATTTGCTCGATAAAATCGAATTAAAAGAGTCATTGAAGCAGATAATGCTGATAAGCAAGCTCGGCAACCAGTATTTCCAGGAAAAAGAGCCCTGGAAAACAAAAGACAAAGCTGCGCTTTATATCCTTGCAAACTTTGTGAAAGACCTTGCCATTTTGATTTCACCTTTCATGCCTGCAAGCTCTGCTTCAATTAAAAAGCAGCTGAATATTGAAAAGCTTGAGCTGGATGAGCTGGGAAAATTATCTTTGAAAGAAGGCCATAAAATTGGCAAAGCAGAGCTATTATTCAGTAAATTGGAAGACAAAAAAATGGAAGAATTCAAAGACAGGTTTGCTGGAAAAAAAACAGAGGAAAATAAAAGCCATGGAAAAACAGAAGAAAAAATATTTCCATTGAACCTTAAGGTTGCAAGAATAATTGAGGCAAAAGATCACCCAAATGCAGACAAGCTTGTTGTTCTGAAGATAGATCTCGGAAAAGAAGAGAGGCAGTTAGTTGCAGGGATCAGAAAGCATTATTCAAACGATGAATTGAAAAACAAAAATATAGTTGTTGTTTCTAATCTGAAGCCCGCTTTATTGAGAGGCATTGAAAGCAACGGCATGCTTTTGGCAGCAGATGACGGGAAAGACCTGAAGTTATTGGAAGCGCCAAATTCAGATCCAGGCGACAGCGTTTTTGTTGAAGGCCATAAGAATAATGAAAAGGAAATCACATTTGATGATTTTTTGAAAATAAAGCTGGTTGTAAAAAACAAAAAAGTGGTTTTTGAAAACAAGTCCCTGAAAACAGAAAAAGAAGATATAAAGGCTGATATTTCTAATAATGCCGCAGTCAGATAG
- a CDS encoding exosome complex exonuclease Rrp41, which produces MSYKKRFDGRKFDETRAIEAKAGVIPRADGSAYFRIGKTIAYAAVYGPRNLYPKFLQDPGKGILRCRYNMMPFSGAGERVRPGGSRRSKEISMVTEKALLPVVDLSEFQNSVVDIFIELPQTDAGTRCAGICAASIALADAGIPMKDMVAAVSVGIVDDQVLVDLDYEEEAYEAGPVADIPVAFINRTGEVTLLQMDGEISKDNLKKAIEMGRKACLKINDIQKKALKDKYGEQNE; this is translated from the coding sequence ATGAGCTATAAGAAGAGATTTGACGGAAGAAAATTTGATGAAACAAGGGCAATAGAAGCCAAGGCAGGCGTTATACCAAGAGCAGACGGCTCTGCTTATTTCAGGATTGGAAAAACAATTGCTTATGCTGCTGTTTACGGGCCAAGGAACCTGTATCCTAAGTTTTTGCAGGATCCTGGAAAAGGAATCCTGAGGTGCAGGTACAACATGATGCCCTTTTCAGGAGCAGGCGAGAGGGTAAGGCCTGGCGGATCAAGAAGATCAAAGGAAATTTCAATGGTCACGGAAAAGGCATTGCTGCCTGTTGTTGACCTGAGCGAATTCCAGAATTCTGTTGTTGATATTTTTATAGAATTGCCGCAGACAGATGCAGGGACAAGATGCGCCGGGATATGCGCTGCTTCAATTGCACTGGCAGATGCCGGAATTCCGATGAAAGACATGGTTGCCGCTGTTTCCGTAGGCATAGTTGATGACCAGGTTCTTGTTGACCTTGATTATGAAGAGGAAGCTTATGAAGCAGGCCCTGTTGCAGACATACCGGTTGCATTCATCAATAGGACTGGCGAGGTAACGTTGCTGCAGATGGACGGAGAGATATCAAAAGATAACTTGAAGAAAGCAATTGAAATGGGAAGAAAAGCATGCCTGAAGATAAATGATATACAAAAAAAAGCATTAAAAGACAAATATGGTGAGCAAAATGAATGA
- a CDS encoding nucleotidyltransferase domain-containing protein: MVLGYNQKRPTAKNYLDFLDRLISGLNRIGDGRLSLMVYGSFVRGDYTPGRSDIDAVLTFPHDVVIDKEFVHEISVVLHKALERNNVPFQVSPLDVTIMRDGTFNSFTDEFYNYFQSEGRVVVGPDYRTEMTCLRTKSGEENTLSHNLRKTRQALLFSEHDRKEDYEKFLERFDGSLNAASRGSKQILYLIDGELRKNRFSALKELPRHFPAVNVEPLEQIRDLYHNTKKLDKLYRRPDEAMRVWNSAVTFFEEVIREYIKKFPCQKKHQL; the protein is encoded by the coding sequence ATGGTATTAGGATATAACCAAAAAAGGCCAACAGCAAAGAATTATCTGGATTTCTTGGATAGACTAATAAGTGGTCTGAACAGGATTGGTGATGGTAGATTGAGCCTGATGGTTTATGGCTCATTTGTCAGAGGAGACTATACTCCTGGAAGAAGTGACATTGATGCTGTTTTAACCTTTCCGCACGATGTTGTTATCGATAAAGAGTTCGTGCACGAGATTTCTGTTGTTCTTCATAAAGCGTTAGAGAGGAACAATGTTCCATTCCAAGTCTCCCCGTTAGATGTTACAATCATGCGAGACGGCACATTTAATTCCTTCACCGATGAGTTTTATAATTATTTTCAATCTGAAGGCAGGGTGGTTGTTGGCCCCGACTATAGAACTGAGATGACTTGTTTGCGGACAAAAAGCGGTGAAGAAAACACATTAAGCCATAATCTTCGCAAAACAAGACAGGCATTGTTATTTTCCGAACATGACAGAAAGGAAGATTATGAAAAATTTTTGGAAAGATTTGACGGATCTCTTAACGCGGCAAGCAGAGGTTCAAAACAGATTCTTTATCTGATTGATGGGGAATTGAGAAAAAACAGATTCTCTGCACTAAAAGAATTACCGAGGCATTTTCCAGCAGTTAATGTCGAACCATTAGAGCAAATAAGAGATCTATACCACAACACTAAAAAACTGGATAAACTTTATAGACGCCCTGATGAAGCGATGAGGGTTTGGAACTCCGCTGTCACTTTCTTTGAAGAAGTTATCCGTGAATACATTAAGAAGTTTCCATGTCAAAAGAAACATCAATTATAA
- a CDS encoding RNA-binding protein: MSELLVKEKEVVIPGEELASGMDYLPSYGTYRDGDRVVAAKLGVINVEGKVIKIFPLSGQYLPKKYDTIIGGVVDVLMSGWRIDTFSPYTAMLPVRDAVMGFVNKGADLTQYFDLGDYVVTKIFNVTSQKLVDVTMKGPGLRKLKGGRIIRVNCNKVPRIIGKGGSMIGLVKQATNCRIIVGQNGLIWIDGEPKDEVDAVNFIKKIENEAHTSGLTEKMKEYLEKTTGKKLTINTESAEDKGDQNEL; this comes from the coding sequence ATGAGCGAGCTATTAGTTAAAGAAAAAGAAGTGGTTATTCCTGGAGAAGAATTAGCATCCGGAATGGACTATCTGCCGTCTTATGGAACATACAGGGACGGCGACAGGGTTGTGGCTGCAAAATTAGGCGTGATTAATGTTGAAGGAAAGGTTATAAAGATATTTCCTTTATCCGGGCAGTATCTTCCGAAAAAATACGATACAATAATCGGCGGGGTTGTTGATGTACTGATGAGCGGATGGAGAATAGACACATTCTCGCCTTACACAGCAATGCTTCCTGTAAGGGATGCTGTGATGGGCTTTGTAAACAAAGGAGCTGATTTGACGCAGTATTTCGATCTAGGCGATTATGTTGTTACAAAAATATTTAATGTAACATCGCAAAAATTAGTTGACGTCACAATGAAAGGCCCTGGCTTGAGGAAGCTGAAAGGCGGCAGGATAATAAGGGTTAACTGCAACAAGGTTCCGAGGATAATTGGGAAAGGCGGCAGCATGATTGGCTTGGTAAAGCAGGCCACTAACTGCAGGATTATAGTGGGCCAGAACGGACTCATATGGATCGATGGAGAGCCGAAAGACGAGGTTGATGCTGTAAATTTCATCAAAAAAATAGAAAATGAGGCGCATACTTCAGGCCTGACAGAAAAAATGAAAGAATACCTTGAAAAAACAACAGGGAAAAAACTGACAATCAATACTGAAAGCGCTGAAGATAAAGGTGATCAAAATGAGCTATAA
- a CDS encoding nucleotidyltransferase family protein gives MVNAIVLAGTHQEKGRLIDGKNKALLDINGSYIVEYVINALKKSKNINDIILVGPKKELESRVNGCVVLQERGNFLNNAFYAYEESCSRGGEEYAFFVCCDIPLLTADSVDDFIDRCSLRKADFYFPIVSEDTLKDYSELKKPYMCLVEGKYRTGNSALVNVHNIKNKMLIDVAYSIRTLKEIIPKIGLVMHLGVVGLEAIWKHYIIKDLNLKYIRDCVSEKLGTRFEFIESKHPEICMDIDEKKDYLFLKSLMEKNISKRDVV, from the coding sequence ATGGTAAACGCAATAGTTCTGGCTGGAACGCATCAGGAAAAAGGCAGATTGATTGATGGAAAGAATAAGGCATTATTGGACATAAATGGCAGTTACATTGTTGAATATGTAATTAATGCCTTAAAAAAATCAAAAAACATAAATGATATTATATTGGTTGGTCCAAAAAAAGAGCTGGAAAGCAGAGTAAATGGCTGCGTTGTACTGCAAGAAAGGGGTAATTTCCTGAATAATGCTTTTTACGCATATGAGGAATCATGCAGCAGAGGCGGGGAAGAATACGCTTTTTTTGTTTGTTGCGACATTCCTTTGCTAACTGCTGATTCTGTTGATGATTTCATAGACAGATGCTCTTTGAGAAAAGCTGATTTTTATTTTCCGATTGTAAGCGAAGATACTTTAAAAGACTATTCTGAGTTAAAAAAACCCTACATGTGTTTAGTCGAGGGCAAATACAGGACTGGAAATTCTGCATTGGTGAATGTTCATAATATAAAAAATAAAATGCTGATCGATGTGGCTTACTCTATAAGAACTCTTAAAGAAATCATTCCAAAAATCGGCTTGGTTATGCATCTTGGGGTCGTTGGACTGGAAGCAATATGGAAGCATTATATCATTAAGGACCTAAATTTAAAATATATAAGAGACTGCGTTTCTGAAAAATTAGGAACACGGTTTGAGTTTATTGAAAGCAAACATCCTGAGATATGCATGGACATCGATGAGAAAAAGGATTATTTGTTTTTAAAAAGTCTGATGGAAAAAAATATTAGCAAAAGAGATGTTGTTTAG
- the aroB gene encoding 3-dehydroquinate synthase: MVTITNNAMKISLVRKIDDSYDIVFGANLFAIIAKELKEMKYGSNYAIITDSNVKPLYGLSLKNALDGEGIKSDIFPFEAGEKNKTRETKIIIEDQMLEAGLGRDTIILALGGGVVGDLAGFIAATYCRGIHYIQIPTTILAQADSSIGGKTAVDTKHGKNLIGDFKQPKKVYIDVLMLETLGRMDVRNGLAETIKHGIIQDAEFFEYLEKNIDLLLEKDKKSLLYIAMQNCRIKGNVVEQDPNEKGLRRILNYGHTAGHAIEKLSCFKLAHGESVSIGMMVAGRIANLLGYFSEPELAQQEKLLQRVGLPTEIPKEISNEEIIEATAIDKKAQGSRARYVLPLAIGKMHEFDGAYATYVDNCVVLKALQKTR; the protein is encoded by the coding sequence ATGGTTACAATAACTAACAATGCTATGAAAATAAGCCTGGTAAGAAAAATCGATGATTCTTACGATATTGTTTTTGGCGCAAATCTCTTTGCCATAATTGCGAAAGAACTGAAGGAAATGAAATATGGCTCTAACTATGCCATAATAACTGATTCAAATGTTAAGCCGTTATACGGACTTTCTTTAAAAAACGCTTTAGATGGAGAAGGCATTAAGTCAGATATATTCCCTTTTGAAGCTGGTGAAAAAAATAAAACCAGAGAAACAAAAATAATAATTGAAGATCAAATGTTAGAAGCAGGATTAGGCAGAGATACAATTATTCTTGCTTTAGGCGGCGGTGTAGTGGGAGATTTAGCTGGTTTTATTGCTGCAACATATTGCAGGGGAATTCATTATATCCAGATTCCAACGACAATATTGGCTCAAGCAGATTCTTCAATAGGAGGAAAAACAGCAGTTGACACAAAACACGGAAAGAATCTTATAGGTGATTTTAAGCAGCCAAAAAAGGTTTACATTGATGTTTTAATGCTTGAGACATTAGGCAGAATGGATGTTAGAAACGGATTAGCTGAGACAATAAAACACGGAATTATACAAGACGCAGAATTTTTTGAATATCTTGAAAAAAATATAGACTTGCTGTTGGAAAAAGATAAAAAGTCTTTATTATACATTGCAATGCAAAACTGCAGGATAAAAGGAAATGTTGTTGAACAAGATCCAAATGAAAAAGGGCTAAGAAGAATTTTGAATTACGGCCATACGGCGGGCCATGCTATAGAAAAACTAAGCTGTTTTAAACTAGCGCACGGAGAATCTGTTTCTATTGGAATGATGGTTGCCGGAAGAATTGCTAATCTTCTGGGTTATTTTTCAGAGCCGGAATTAGCACAACAGGAAAAATTGCTGCAAAGAGTTGGCTTGCCCACAGAAATTCCTAAAGAGATTTCTAACGAGGAGATTATTGAAGCTACAGCAATAGACAAAAAAGCGCAAGGCAGCCGCGCAAGATATGTCCTTCCACTGGCAATAGGAAAAATGCATGAATTTGATGGCGCATATGCAACGTATGTTGATAATTGTGTTGTTTTAAAAGCTCTTCAAAAGACAAGATGA
- a CDS encoding ribonuclease P protein component 2 (Part of ribonuclease P, a protein complex which generates mature tRNA molecules by cleaving their 5'ends; Archaeal RNase P has multiple protein subunits homologous to eukaryotic nuclear RNase P proteins): MAKKLKAMMPSMRERKRYVAFQIISKEPIRPFKAVSDAIWQGCLRFLGELGAAKAGIWILADKFNEENQKGLIRVNHKYANELKGALALIKNINGIEVIVRSTGTSGIMKKAEERYLKNN; this comes from the coding sequence ATGGCAAAAAAATTGAAAGCTATGATGCCAAGCATGAGAGAGCGCAAACGCTATGTTGCGTTTCAGATCATCTCAAAAGAGCCTATAAGGCCTTTTAAAGCAGTCTCTGATGCAATATGGCAGGGCTGCCTAAGGTTTTTGGGAGAGCTTGGAGCTGCCAAGGCAGGCATATGGATATTAGCAGACAAATTTAATGAAGAAAATCAGAAAGGTTTAATAAGGGTAAATCATAAATATGCCAATGAGTTGAAGGGCGCTTTGGCGCTGATAAAAAACATAAACGGCATTGAAGTCATTGTGAGATCAACAGGAACATCGGGAATAATGAAAAAAGCAGAGGAAAGATATTTAAAAAATAATTAA
- a CDS encoding class I SAM-dependent methyltransferase translates to MDYYDSISKGYEELHGEEQLNKIKIIKKFLKVRKTDKLLDVGCGTGLTTEPWPCKRFGIDPSRKLLFKAKQKNKEIEYKLAPAEKIPYPNQFFDIVISITAIQNFKDIGKGLKEIKRAGNKRFVLSFLKKSPKKEMIDCIIKKHFKVKKVIEEDKDRIYFT, encoded by the coding sequence ATGGATTATTACGATTCGATAAGCAAAGGGTATGAAGAGCTGCATGGCGAAGAGCAGCTAAATAAAATCAAGATCATTAAAAAATTCCTGAAAGTAAGGAAAACAGACAAATTGCTCGATGTCGGCTGCGGAACCGGGTTGACAACAGAGCCATGGCCATGTAAAAGATTTGGAATTGATCCATCAAGAAAATTATTGTTTAAGGCAAAGCAAAAAAACAAAGAAATAGAATATAAGCTTGCTCCTGCTGAAAAAATACCCTATCCTAATCAGTTCTTTGATATTGTGATAAGCATAACAGCAATACAAAACTTCAAAGATATAGGAAAAGGGCTGAAGGAAATCAAAAGGGCTGGAAACAAGAGGTTTGTTCTCAGTTTTTTAAAAAAATCACCTAAAAAAGAGATGATTGACTGCATTATTAAAAAACACTTTAAAGTTAAAAAAGTCATTGAGGAAGATAAAGATCGGATATATTTCACGTAA
- a CDS encoding DegT/DnrJ/EryC1/StrS family aminotransferase: MNPNIPKMLRRLTGKKHIVFVDRGNTAIMKAFEIAKKLGKTKALMQDQGGWLTYKQFALKNDLMPIELKTDYGILNLRDLFKKADKNSVLIVNSLTGYFADQPMKPIEKICKKRGCLLINDASGSIGTKFAKYGDIAIGSFRQWKPINLGKGGFMAINDNLLHFFMTKERVHGVLRFIDRYISRPEVIEEYKFSEKELDALENKIVNLNKRLKFMMGINQKIKNDLKSCEILHKSRYGLNVVVKFKNEEEKNKIIKYCEENKYEYTLCPRNIRADTDAVCIEVKRLEEK; this comes from the coding sequence ATGAATCCGAACATTCCGAAGATGCTCCGCAGGCTGACAGGCAAGAAGCACATTGTCTTTGTTGACAGGGGCAATACAGCAATAATGAAGGCTTTTGAAATAGCAAAAAAGCTTGGCAAGACAAAAGCCTTAATGCAGGACCAGGGTGGCTGGCTGACGTATAAACAGTTTGCATTGAAAAATGACCTGATGCCGATCGAGCTTAAAACAGACTACGGAATTCTTAATCTCAGAGATCTCTTTAAAAAAGCTGATAAAAATTCTGTTCTTATTGTAAATTCATTGACAGGCTATTTTGCTGACCAGCCGATGAAGCCTATAGAGAAGATATGCAAGAAGAGAGGCTGCCTGCTGATAAATGATGCATCAGGCTCAATTGGGACAAAGTTTGCAAAATACGGCGATATTGCAATTGGCAGCTTCAGGCAGTGGAAGCCAATTAATCTTGGAAAAGGCGGCTTTATGGCAATAAATGATAACTTGCTGCACTTCTTTATGACCAAGGAAAGAGTTCACGGCGTTTTAAGGTTCATAGACAGGTACATAAGCAGGCCCGAAGTGATAGAGGAATATAAATTCTCAGAAAAAGAGCTTGATGCGCTTGAAAACAAGATTGTAAATCTGAACAAAAGGCTGAAATTTATGATGGGCATAAACCAAAAAATAAAAAACGACCTTAAAAGCTGTGAAATACTGCATAAGAGCAGATACGGCCTTAATGTTGTTGTAAAATTCAAAAATGAGGAAGAAAAAAACAAAATTATTAAATACTGCGAAGAAAACAAATACGAATACACGCTATGCCCCAGGAATATAAGGGCAGACACAGATGCAGTCTGCATAGAAGTAAAGAGGCTGGAGGAAAAATGA
- the psmA gene encoding archaeal proteasome endopeptidase complex subunit alpha: MVQQPLPHQVMGYDRAITMFSPDGRLLQVEYAKKTVKQGSTAIGIVCSDGVVLVTDKRIVDKLVVPESVEKIWQIDDHIGATASGILSDARVLIERAQLAAQRHRITYDSDIDVLSIVKDICNLKQITTQSGGFRPFGVSILIAGIDSDGPKLFETDPTGIFFQYRAAVIGEGEIEVEAILNKDYKETITVEEALKLAISSLAKILDKDFSVERIDAAYIMTKEKKFTKMGKERVDKILKDTKKK; encoded by the coding sequence ATGGTGCAACAGCCTTTACCGCATCAAGTGATGGGATATGACAGGGCAATAACAATGTTCAGCCCTGACGGAAGATTGCTTCAGGTAGAATACGCTAAAAAGACAGTCAAGCAGGGCAGCACAGCCATCGGCATAGTCTGCTCAGACGGTGTTGTCCTTGTGACAGACAAGAGGATAGTTGACAAGCTTGTTGTGCCGGAAAGCGTTGAAAAGATATGGCAGATTGATGATCATATCGGCGCAACTGCTTCAGGAATCTTATCTGATGCCCGCGTTCTGATAGAAAGAGCGCAGCTGGCAGCCCAGAGGCACAGAATAACTTATGATTCAGACATTGACGTGCTAAGCATTGTAAAAGACATCTGCAATCTGAAGCAGATAACCACGCAGTCAGGCGGATTCAGGCCTTTTGGCGTCTCAATCCTGATTGCAGGAATTGACTCTGACGGGCCAAAGCTTTTTGAGACTGACCCTACCGGCATCTTCTTCCAGTACAGGGCAGCTGTGATTGGAGAAGGCGAAATCGAGGTTGAGGCTATTTTAAACAAGGATTACAAGGAAACAATAACAGTTGAGGAAGCCTTAAAGCTTGCAATAAGCTCATTGGCAAAGATTCTTGACAAGGATTTCAGCGTTGAAAGGATTGATGCAGCATACATAATGACCAAAGAGAAGAAATTCACTAAAATGGGCAAAGAAAGAGTTGACAAAATATTAAAAGACACCAAGAAAAAATAA